In the genome of Bradyrhizobium arachidis, one region contains:
- a CDS encoding branched-chain amino acid ABC transporter permease, with the protein MSDLAHPSKAGLSARGGHLDLVRLSMLGLVVALSLLPIIAGGFLLYSLSLCFANALAVLSVSLLVRYGGEVSIGHSFFVALGAYAVAIVEHRLGLSIVVSLPLAILLGAGAGFVFAFPSRRLSGIYLAVATMALALALPEILIGFEKFTGGFEGLYIAQDVIPGIPKALQRYYIALLVLVLVCLALAHFRKSSQGLALLMARAQPRAAEAMGITRSWARISIFTLSAALAALAGALTGFASSTVSPNSFTFFSGVFLLVGSVVSLNRLSLPAALVGGAFITLVPTYLAQAGDWVPILYGVALVVVTLIANAGDLRRFRPRRRGR; encoded by the coding sequence GTGTCTGATCTCGCGCACCCGTCCAAGGCCGGCCTGTCCGCCCGCGGCGGTCACCTCGATCTTGTGCGCCTGTCCATGCTTGGGCTGGTCGTGGCCCTGTCGCTGCTGCCGATCATCGCCGGCGGCTTCCTGCTCTACAGCCTGTCGCTGTGTTTTGCGAACGCGCTGGCCGTGCTCTCGGTCAGCCTGCTCGTGCGCTACGGCGGCGAGGTGTCGATCGGGCACAGCTTCTTCGTGGCGCTCGGGGCCTATGCCGTGGCGATCGTCGAGCACCGCCTTGGCCTGTCGATTGTGGTGAGCTTGCCGCTGGCGATCTTGCTCGGCGCCGGTGCCGGCTTCGTCTTTGCATTCCCCTCGCGGCGGCTGTCCGGAATCTACCTCGCGGTCGCGACCATGGCGCTTGCGCTGGCGCTGCCGGAAATCCTGATTGGATTCGAGAAATTCACCGGCGGTTTCGAAGGGCTCTACATCGCGCAGGACGTGATCCCCGGCATCCCCAAGGCGCTGCAGCGCTATTACATCGCGCTGCTCGTGCTCGTGCTCGTCTGCCTTGCGCTCGCGCATTTCCGCAAGTCGTCGCAGGGCCTAGCGCTCTTGATGGCGCGGGCGCAGCCGCGCGCGGCCGAAGCGATGGGGATCACGCGAAGCTGGGCGCGGATCTCGATCTTCACCTTGAGTGCAGCGCTGGCCGCGCTTGCCGGCGCGCTGACCGGCTTTGCCTCCTCGACCGTCTCGCCCAACAGTTTCACCTTCTTCAGCGGCGTCTTCCTGCTGGTCGGCTCGGTCGTCAGTCTCAACAGGCTGTCGCTGCCCGCCGCGCTCGTTGGCGGCGCCTTCATCACCCTGGTGCCGACCTATCTCGCCCAGGCTGGTGACTGGGTTCCGATCCTCTATGGCGTCGCGCTCGTCGTCGTGACGCTCATAGCCAATGCCGGCGATCTGCGCCGCTTCCGGCCGCGCAGGAGAGGACGATGA
- a CDS encoding NAD(P)-dependent oxidoreductase, with protein MSAAETIGFIGLGVMGGPMCRNMAKKHGGRVLMLDRDPAAIAALSDTRAEAAGSLEALAAATDVIFLSLPGGPQVEAVSTAIAQAARSGTTIVDLSTTPVDLARSVAERLKAKGFHFADAPVARTREAAQRGELSIMVGADAAVFAKVKPLLDHIGSDVTHCGEVGCGQVVKLINNALVFEHTLALAEMMVVGERAGVKPETLLSAVSKGSGDSFVLRNHGTKAMLPRNFPDKAFPPEYVLKDLDYVLQLAADTGVRPGVAELARRYYDAACRHGLSGRYFPGVIEFIEQGGVPDDGQTKA; from the coding sequence ATGAGCGCAGCAGAAACCATCGGCTTCATCGGTCTCGGCGTCATGGGCGGCCCGATGTGCCGCAACATGGCGAAGAAGCATGGCGGCCGCGTCCTGATGCTCGATCGCGATCCGGCCGCGATCGCCGCGCTGTCCGACACCAGGGCGGAAGCGGCAGGGTCGCTCGAAGCGCTCGCTGCCGCCACCGACGTGATCTTCCTGTCGCTACCCGGCGGGCCGCAGGTGGAGGCGGTCTCGACCGCGATCGCGCAGGCCGCGCGGTCGGGCACGACGATTGTCGATCTCAGCACCACGCCCGTCGATCTGGCGCGCAGCGTCGCCGAACGGCTGAAAGCGAAAGGTTTCCACTTCGCCGACGCGCCTGTGGCGCGCACGCGCGAGGCCGCGCAGCGCGGCGAGCTCAGCATCATGGTCGGCGCGGACGCGGCGGTGTTCGCGAAGGTCAAGCCGCTGCTCGACCATATCGGCTCCGACGTCACCCATTGCGGCGAGGTCGGCTGCGGCCAGGTCGTCAAGCTGATCAACAACGCGCTGGTGTTCGAGCATACGCTGGCGCTGGCCGAGATGATGGTGGTCGGCGAACGTGCCGGCGTGAAACCCGAGACACTGCTGAGCGCGGTGTCGAAAGGTTCGGGCGACAGTTTCGTGCTGCGCAATCACGGCACCAAGGCGATGCTGCCGCGCAATTTCCCGGACAAGGCGTTCCCGCCCGAATACGTGCTGAAGGATCTCGACTACGTGCTCCAGCTCGCCGCCGATACCGGCGTTCGCCCTGGCGTCGCCGAGCTTGCGCGCCGCTACTACGACGCTGCGTGCCGGCACGGGCTCTCGGGGCGCTATTTCCCGGGCGTGATCGAGTTCATCGAGCAGGGCGGCGTGCCCGACGACGGGCAGACAAAGGCGTGA
- a CDS encoding cysteine hydrolase family protein, which translates to MKPMLLVMDMLNDLVHENGSGAKTYVPLMKERDVLGRTKAVIAKARAAGVLVGYVRVGFSPDYRECPPNSPIFSRAKGAGLFKLGTWGTEVHPDLTPEAGDFDIVKHRVSPFYGTSLEPILRAHGVTDLFLSGVSTNGVVHTGAREAHDRDYACTVLEDCCAGGTSDEHDSALRCLARFAAIKNSADVSFA; encoded by the coding sequence ATGAAGCCGATGCTGCTCGTCATGGACATGCTGAACGATCTCGTCCACGAGAACGGCAGCGGGGCCAAGACCTACGTCCCGCTGATGAAGGAGCGCGACGTGCTCGGCCGCACCAAGGCTGTCATCGCCAAAGCGCGCGCGGCCGGCGTGCTGGTCGGCTACGTCCGCGTCGGGTTCTCGCCCGACTACCGCGAATGCCCGCCGAACTCGCCGATCTTCTCCCGCGCCAAGGGCGCCGGCCTGTTCAAGCTCGGCACCTGGGGCACCGAAGTGCATCCCGACCTCACCCCGGAAGCGGGTGATTTCGACATCGTCAAGCATCGGGTGAGCCCGTTCTACGGCACCTCGCTCGAGCCGATCCTGCGCGCCCACGGCGTGACCGACCTGTTCCTGTCCGGCGTCTCCACCAACGGCGTGGTGCACACCGGCGCGCGCGAGGCGCACGACCGCGACTATGCCTGCACGGTGCTGGAGGATTGCTGCGCGGGCGGGACGAGCGACGAGCACGACAGCGCACTGCGCTGCCTCGCCCGCTTCGCTGCGATCAAGAACAGTGCCGATGTGAGCTTCGCCTAG
- a CDS encoding ABC transporter ATP-binding protein, with protein sequence MRSAHLSVVPAQDCEAPHAPAVELRGVGKTFSSRSGRVDVLSGLDFSLENGEFLAIVGPSGSGKSTVLNLLAGLDQPSAGSVLCQGEPVAAVNTGIGYLTQHDSLLPWRTVEQNIAVPLELRNFDRAEIAARVHEQIAQVGLDGFERHYPSQLSGGMRKRAMLARTLIYDPPVLLMDEPFGPLDAQLKLVLQAELLKLWSARRKTVVFVTHDIVEAITLADRVLVFSPRPCRIRLDEPITIPRPREVHEVRFHPAFEEHYRRLWAALESPVRRPS encoded by the coding sequence ATGAGATCGGCGCACCTGTCTGTTGTCCCTGCGCAGGATTGCGAGGCGCCGCACGCGCCTGCGGTCGAGCTGCGCGGCGTCGGCAAGACCTTTAGCTCGCGCAGCGGCCGGGTCGATGTCCTCAGCGGATTGGATTTCTCGCTAGAGAACGGCGAGTTTCTCGCCATCGTCGGCCCGAGCGGCTCGGGCAAGTCGACGGTGCTGAACCTGCTCGCTGGTCTCGATCAGCCGAGCGCAGGCTCGGTCTTGTGCCAGGGCGAGCCGGTTGCTGCGGTCAACACCGGGATCGGCTATCTCACCCAGCACGACAGCCTGCTGCCGTGGCGGACCGTGGAGCAGAACATCGCAGTGCCGCTGGAGCTGCGCAATTTCGACCGCGCCGAGATTGCGGCGCGCGTGCATGAGCAGATCGCGCAGGTCGGCCTCGACGGCTTCGAGCGGCACTATCCGAGCCAGCTCTCCGGCGGCATGCGCAAGCGCGCGATGCTGGCCCGCACGCTGATCTACGATCCGCCGGTGCTGCTGATGGATGAGCCGTTCGGGCCGCTCGACGCCCAGCTCAAGCTGGTGCTGCAGGCCGAGCTGCTGAAATTGTGGTCGGCGCGGCGCAAGACCGTGGTGTTCGTGACCCACGACATCGTCGAGGCGATCACGCTCGCCGATCGCGTTCTGGTGTTCTCGCCGCGTCCCTGCCGGATCAGGCTCGACGAGCCGATCACCATTCCGCGGCCGCGCGAGGTGCACGAGGTGCGCTTCCATCCGGCGTTCGAAGAACACTACCGGCGGCTTTGGGCCGCGCTCGAATCCCCCGTGAGGCGACCGTCATGA
- a CDS encoding ABC transporter substrate-binding protein, translated as MITRRTMLGGMAAGAFTGSVTPTLAQGAGGKPVTIAIGGYTFAYLPLLVATAAGFMKDAGLDVSLIDTGSGTNSMAAILGGSVDVAGLVMSDAILAVAKGQKINAFAPLMSQYASDAVINRKTAEKIGLVPEMPLKERMARMKGLTLAISGRGSGTDKIWRYLLSLGGLDPEKDVSLTVVKLDKMYLALRSGQIDGFNTTAPANNQAVEDGLAVWAARPSHGEVPGIENFLYTVLCGRPDFLDKNPEVAAALVRGMTRASELIRSDPDAAGQILHDRYFQQTSTELIKHTVSDQRMTVSVPPTLSEQQFAHNMEFELKFSEAVRGVTYQQAINPRWLGA; from the coding sequence ATGATCACGCGTCGAACGATGTTGGGCGGTATGGCGGCAGGAGCATTCACCGGCTCGGTCACGCCGACCCTGGCGCAGGGTGCGGGCGGCAAGCCGGTCACCATCGCGATCGGCGGCTACACCTTCGCCTACCTGCCGCTGCTGGTGGCGACGGCTGCCGGATTCATGAAGGACGCAGGCCTCGACGTCTCGCTGATCGACACCGGCAGCGGGACCAACAGCATGGCCGCGATCCTCGGCGGCAGTGTCGATGTCGCCGGCCTCGTGATGAGCGACGCGATCCTGGCGGTCGCCAAGGGCCAGAAGATCAACGCCTTCGCGCCGCTGATGTCGCAATATGCGAGCGACGCCGTGATCAACCGGAAGACGGCGGAGAAGATCGGTCTTGTGCCGGAGATGCCCTTGAAGGAGCGCATGGCCCGCATGAAGGGCCTGACGCTCGCGATCTCCGGCCGCGGCAGCGGTACCGACAAGATCTGGCGTTATCTGCTGTCGCTCGGCGGGCTCGATCCGGAGAAGGATGTCAGCCTCACGGTGGTCAAGCTCGACAAGATGTATCTGGCGCTGCGCTCCGGCCAGATCGACGGCTTCAACACCACCGCGCCCGCGAACAACCAGGCGGTGGAGGACGGTCTTGCGGTCTGGGCGGCGCGCCCGTCGCATGGCGAGGTGCCCGGCATCGAGAACTTCCTCTACACGGTGCTGTGCGGACGGCCGGATTTCCTCGACAAGAATCCGGAGGTCGCCGCCGCGCTCGTCCGCGGCATGACCCGGGCGTCGGAGCTGATCCGGAGCGATCCCGATGCTGCCGGCCAGATCCTGCATGACCGGTATTTCCAGCAGACGTCGACCGAGCTGATCAAACACACGGTGTCGGATCAGCGCATGACCGTCTCGGTGCCGCCAACGCTGTCGGAGCAGCAATTCGCGCACAACATGGAGTTCGAGCTGAAGTTCAGCGAAGCCGTGCGCGGCGTCACCTATCAGCAAGCGATCAATCCGCGCTGGCTGGGGGCGTAG
- a CDS encoding ABC transporter permease, giving the protein MSTQALSETRAEPALSPSSRVWLYRAIFAVAMLAAWQAATGPLLDPFWVSSPVAVFKTLVAWTASGQLAYHLLITFKETFAGFVLGATAGVAFALLVGANDTLHRTVDPFVTAVYGVPKVALAPLFIMWFGIGLAPKIVLAAISVFFLVFFSTLRGVREVDLKMVDALRTMGAGKFAVQRMVIFPSALPWLFTGLKLGLPYGFVGAVAAEMMASNAGIGYLTQNSAGQLDTAGVFAALFALMVVTTLLNEALGRLESWIFRWR; this is encoded by the coding sequence ATGAGCACGCAGGCGCTGTCGGAGACGCGGGCCGAGCCGGCCTTAAGTCCATCCAGTCGTGTTTGGCTCTATCGCGCGATCTTCGCGGTTGCGATGCTGGCGGCCTGGCAGGCTGCGACCGGCCCGCTGCTCGATCCGTTCTGGGTGAGCAGCCCGGTCGCCGTATTCAAGACGCTGGTCGCGTGGACGGCGAGCGGGCAGCTCGCCTATCATCTGCTCATCACCTTCAAGGAAACGTTCGCCGGCTTCGTGCTGGGCGCAACCGCGGGCGTTGCGTTCGCATTGCTGGTCGGCGCGAACGACACCCTGCATCGCACCGTCGATCCGTTCGTCACGGCGGTCTACGGCGTGCCCAAGGTCGCGCTCGCGCCGCTCTTCATCATGTGGTTCGGCATCGGGCTCGCGCCGAAAATCGTGCTCGCGGCGATCAGCGTGTTCTTCCTGGTGTTCTTCTCGACCTTGCGTGGCGTGCGGGAGGTCGACCTCAAGATGGTCGATGCGCTTCGGACGATGGGCGCGGGCAAATTCGCGGTTCAGCGCATGGTGATCTTCCCGTCTGCGCTGCCATGGCTGTTCACGGGATTGAAGCTCGGTCTGCCCTACGGCTTCGTCGGCGCGGTCGCGGCCGAGATGATGGCCTCCAATGCCGGCATCGGCTACCTCACGCAGAACTCGGCGGGCCAGCTCGACACCGCCGGCGTGTTCGCCGCGCTGTTCGCGCTGATGGTCGTCACCACCCTGCTGAACGAAGCGCTCGGACGGCTGGAGAGCTGGATCTTCCGCTGGCGCTAA
- a CDS encoding GntR family transcriptional regulator, giving the protein MVVAGKSVGGSGIDMEYRTKEEQVADYLREGIISGRLPRGARLKQTEIAQELKISITPVREALKLLEAEGYLASDSYRGATVAPFDVEASTEILKLRITLETQLVESAVRNITAEEIAELRELARQFEEAALANDSTAARGINYRFHRRMYDFARLPKTLHFVQVLWAQYPFDVINRIGGRALRAAREHSELLKNVIEGDAASAMLTMRQHIETGWTELRNSMPAKAEDPVKSKSSEKETL; this is encoded by the coding sequence ATGGTAGTCGCGGGCAAATCGGTCGGGGGCAGCGGCATCGACATGGAATACCGGACGAAAGAGGAGCAGGTCGCCGACTATCTCCGCGAGGGCATCATCTCGGGGCGGTTGCCGCGCGGCGCCCGGTTGAAGCAGACCGAGATCGCGCAGGAGCTCAAGATCAGCATCACGCCGGTGCGCGAGGCGCTGAAGCTGCTCGAGGCCGAAGGCTATCTCGCCAGCGACTCCTATCGCGGCGCGACCGTGGCGCCGTTTGACGTCGAAGCCTCCACCGAGATCCTGAAGCTGCGGATCACACTCGAGACCCAGCTGGTCGAAAGCGCCGTGCGCAACATCACCGCCGAGGAGATCGCGGAACTGCGCGAGCTGGCGCGGCAGTTCGAGGAGGCCGCGCTCGCCAACGACAGCACGGCCGCGCGCGGCATCAACTACCGCTTCCACCGCCGCATGTACGATTTCGCGCGGCTTCCGAAGACGCTGCATTTCGTCCAGGTGCTGTGGGCGCAATATCCGTTCGACGTCATCAACCGCATCGGCGGCCGCGCGCTGCGCGCCGCCAGGGAGCACAGCGAGCTGCTGAAGAACGTGATCGAGGGCGATGCCGCAAGCGCGATGCTGACGATGCGTCAGCACATCGAGACCGGCTGGACCGAGCTGCGCAACAGCATGCCGGCCAAGGCTGAGGATCCCGTCAAATCGAAGAGCTCTGAGAAGGAGACGCTATGA
- a CDS encoding ABC transporter ATP-binding protein: protein MMQAAGSHGLVAEGISLGFGGLQVLSDVSMTLRPGVITGLIGPNGAGKTSLFNCLTGLYHGQRGISSFDGMPLNGLGPAQRAACGITRSFQNLAMCPDLSLLENVLVGLTLKRRSGWFSAFVPTPAQWMEQQEAERRAMAALNELGIASAAHETPSDLPPGTLRLAEIARAIVSEPRAILLDEPAAGLNAVETRDLMRALKRLMRSDLVLLVVEHDMDLIMELCEQIYVLNFGKMIANGTPAEIRAHPDVIRVYLGDDADD, encoded by the coding sequence ATGATGCAAGCCGCAGGCAGTCACGGGCTCGTCGCGGAAGGCATCTCGCTCGGCTTCGGCGGACTCCAGGTATTGAGCGACGTCTCGATGACGTTGCGGCCCGGCGTCATCACCGGCCTGATCGGGCCGAACGGCGCCGGCAAGACCAGCCTGTTCAACTGCCTGACCGGGCTCTACCACGGCCAGCGCGGCATCAGCAGCTTTGACGGCATGCCGTTGAATGGCCTCGGCCCGGCACAGCGCGCCGCGTGCGGCATCACGCGTAGCTTCCAGAACCTGGCGATGTGCCCGGATCTGTCGCTGTTGGAAAACGTTCTGGTTGGTCTCACCCTGAAGCGGCGCTCCGGCTGGTTCAGCGCCTTCGTGCCGACCCCGGCGCAGTGGATGGAGCAGCAGGAGGCGGAACGCCGCGCCATGGCGGCGCTGAACGAGCTCGGCATTGCCTCCGCCGCTCACGAGACGCCGTCCGATCTGCCGCCGGGAACGCTGCGCCTCGCCGAGATCGCACGCGCCATCGTCAGCGAGCCCAGGGCAATCCTGCTCGACGAGCCGGCGGCGGGACTGAATGCGGTCGAGACGCGCGACTTGATGCGCGCGCTGAAGCGCCTGATGCGGTCCGATCTCGTGCTGCTCGTCGTCGAGCACGACATGGACCTGATCATGGAGCTGTGCGAGCAGATCTACGTGCTCAACTTCGGCAAGATGATCGCGAACGGTACGCCGGCGGAAATTCGCGCGCATCCGGACGTGATCCGCGTCTATCTCGGAGACGATGCCGATGACTGA
- a CDS encoding branched-chain amino acid ABC transporter permease, which produces MSVAGFIRDILPLLWSGIISGCLYGVGALGLVMVFKSSRVVNFSHGNLACLGAFVVYGFSSGSLLSLSWGSAVALALGIACAVAVISYVLIAPIVFKSDLASTIATLGVGLILQGAVQLVFGADIVNLDLPVPRLSFSLGAIRISSYDLAVLTVTLAIVGGLFVIIERTRLGVAFRAVSTNPFACEVCGLNLRSVHLFSWLAGAVLGLVAALLIVPTTFLSSTTVPSFMLQAFTAAVVGGFSSLPGAAVGGILVGIAMNLFSFYVSPEFMNTFLLGVILLTLNFFPNGLLERAIGGRV; this is translated from the coding sequence GTGAGCGTGGCGGGATTCATCAGGGACATCCTGCCGCTGCTGTGGTCCGGCATCATCTCCGGCTGTCTCTACGGCGTCGGCGCGCTCGGGCTCGTCATGGTGTTCAAGAGCTCGCGCGTGGTGAATTTCTCGCACGGCAATCTCGCCTGTCTCGGCGCCTTCGTGGTCTACGGCTTCTCCAGCGGCAGCCTGCTCAGCCTGTCCTGGGGCAGCGCAGTGGCGCTGGCGCTCGGCATCGCCTGCGCCGTCGCGGTGATCAGCTATGTCCTGATCGCGCCGATCGTCTTCAAGTCCGATCTCGCCTCGACGATCGCAACCCTTGGGGTCGGGCTGATCCTGCAAGGCGCCGTGCAGCTCGTCTTCGGTGCCGACATCGTCAATCTCGACTTGCCTGTGCCACGCCTCAGCTTCAGTCTCGGCGCAATCCGCATCTCCTCCTACGATCTCGCCGTCCTCACTGTCACGCTTGCGATCGTCGGCGGACTGTTCGTGATCATCGAGCGCACCAGGCTCGGTGTCGCCTTCCGCGCAGTGTCGACCAATCCGTTCGCCTGCGAGGTCTGTGGGCTGAACCTGCGCTCGGTTCACCTGTTCTCCTGGCTTGCCGGCGCCGTGCTTGGCCTCGTCGCCGCCTTGCTGATCGTGCCGACAACGTTCCTGAGCTCGACGACCGTGCCGTCCTTCATGCTGCAGGCTTTCACGGCGGCCGTGGTCGGTGGTTTCTCGAGCCTGCCGGGCGCCGCGGTCGGCGGCATCCTGGTCGGCATCGCCATGAACCTGTTCTCGTTCTACGTCTCGCCGGAGTTCATGAACACGTTCCTGCTCGGCGTCATCCTGCTGACGCTGAACTTCTTCCCCAACGGGCTGCTGGAAAGGGCGATCGGTGGCCGTGTCTGA
- a CDS encoding HpcH/HpaI aldolase/citrate lyase family protein → MSSPLSRSFLFVPASRPERFDKAATSGAHQVILDLEDAVAPADKNAARGSIAQWSGRTDAVVRVNGADSPFFAADMDMIRRAGVTRLMLPKAEPGALNRVVGLLDRPCQIIALIETVRGYAELRSIGKSGLVSQLAFGNLDFGIDAGVTETAQELDPVRLQIVLESRLAGLAPPIDGVTTSWTDAAAFGAAVGRAKALGFGAKLCIHPAQVKPVNDAFLPTADELDWARRVMEVAKAGAAVALDGKMIDAPVIRRAELILAGEVHIAT, encoded by the coding sequence ATGTCCAGCCCTTTGTCTCGCTCCTTCCTGTTCGTTCCCGCCAGCCGGCCCGAGCGTTTCGACAAGGCGGCGACGTCGGGCGCCCACCAGGTCATCCTCGATCTCGAAGACGCGGTGGCCCCGGCCGACAAGAATGCGGCGCGCGGCTCGATCGCGCAGTGGAGCGGGCGGACGGACGCGGTCGTGCGCGTCAATGGTGCGGACAGTCCGTTCTTCGCCGCCGACATGGACATGATCCGCCGCGCCGGCGTGACCAGACTGATGCTGCCGAAGGCCGAGCCCGGAGCGCTCAATCGTGTGGTGGGGTTGCTGGACCGGCCGTGCCAGATCATCGCGTTGATCGAAACCGTCAGGGGATATGCCGAGCTGCGCAGCATCGGCAAAAGCGGTCTGGTTTCGCAGTTGGCGTTCGGCAATCTCGACTTCGGCATCGATGCCGGCGTGACCGAGACCGCCCAGGAGCTTGATCCGGTCCGTCTGCAAATCGTTCTGGAATCGCGGCTGGCCGGATTGGCGCCGCCGATCGATGGGGTGACGACGTCGTGGACGGATGCTGCGGCCTTCGGTGCGGCGGTCGGCCGCGCAAAGGCGCTGGGTTTCGGCGCCAAGCTCTGCATCCATCCGGCGCAGGTCAAGCCGGTCAACGATGCCTTCCTGCCCACGGCCGACGAGCTCGACTGGGCCCGCCGGGTGATGGAGGTCGCCAAGGCCGGCGCGGCGGTGGCGCTGGACGGCAAGATGATCGATGCTCCTGTCATCCGTCGCGCCGAGCTGATCCTGGCGGGAGAGGTTCATATTGCCACATAA
- a CDS encoding SDR family NAD(P)-dependent oxidoreductase has protein sequence MAGSPLSGPSRLDGQTALITGAAGGIGRAVVAAFCEAGADVIATDIVEDGGKFPAKASYRRCDVTDRVATEKLIDDELKARGKIDILVLCAGTIANTPLPQSTDEEWEKILAVNLMGTVNPVRKLYPVMAERGFGKIVALGSIAAKIGGVASGPAYVAAKSAVHGLMKWVAKNGAAKGVYANIIAPGPVETPMWATVTDRAAPSANGNVPLGRFGQPEDIAQSILFLCSPASNWITGTVLDVNGGMLMD, from the coding sequence ATGGCTGGATCGCCCCTGAGCGGCCCCTCGCGCCTCGACGGACAAACTGCCCTCATCACCGGAGCTGCCGGCGGCATCGGCCGCGCCGTGGTCGCCGCGTTCTGTGAAGCCGGTGCCGACGTTATCGCCACCGATATTGTCGAAGACGGCGGCAAGTTTCCCGCAAAGGCCAGCTATCGCCGCTGCGACGTGACGGATCGTGTGGCGACCGAGAAGCTGATCGACGACGAGCTGAAGGCACGCGGCAAGATCGACATCCTCGTGCTCTGTGCCGGCACGATCGCCAACACGCCGCTGCCGCAATCGACCGACGAGGAGTGGGAGAAGATCCTCGCCGTCAACCTGATGGGCACAGTCAATCCTGTCCGCAAGCTCTATCCCGTCATGGCCGAGCGCGGCTTCGGCAAGATCGTGGCTCTCGGCTCGATCGCCGCCAAGATCGGCGGCGTCGCTTCGGGGCCCGCCTATGTCGCGGCGAAATCCGCCGTGCATGGCCTGATGAAATGGGTCGCCAAGAACGGCGCGGCCAAGGGCGTCTACGCCAACATTATCGCACCCGGCCCGGTCGAGACGCCGATGTGGGCCACCGTCACCGATCGCGCCGCGCCGTCGGCGAACGGCAACGTGCCGCTGGGACGGTTCGGCCAGCCCGAGGACATCGCGCAGAGCATTCTCTTCCTCTGCTCGCCGGCGTCGAACTGGATCACCGGCACGGTGCTCGACGTCAACGGCGGCATGTTGATGGATTGA
- a CDS encoding ABC transporter substrate-binding protein: MKRRDFLKLSGAAALASAYPGTALRADEIGVDAAAKTITIGGFTPITGPVPFYAILTHAADAYFKSVNEAGGIKGWKINYVTLDDGYDPARSVAAVRRLVEDNHIFALVAAVGTATNVAVIPYAKENGLAMIGPIGGASAFFAEPNIFPLLPDYGWSAASNAEFAVNDLKLKKIALLWENDELGRSAKRGFDLFMEANKLTPAESVPFEVKTTDFTPHIRRVANSEAQAAILFGSNANLAAALKAADRQGVKLTWFAPFFTADPATYKLTGDLLNGVYFSSWLLPVDSAEPEIKAYREAVSKYYPNDPVGVFGLNGWSNAALFGSILGALIDSGKPITRANLIEAGNTLSNASVGGARKVTFTGADHRGTRQEAILQAQGSFVMVRDFKPYPAVAFDAKPA; this comes from the coding sequence ATGAAGAGGCGCGACTTTCTCAAGCTATCGGGCGCCGCCGCGCTCGCATCGGCCTATCCCGGCACAGCGCTCCGCGCCGACGAGATCGGCGTCGACGCCGCCGCGAAGACCATCACCATCGGCGGGTTCACCCCGATCACGGGACCGGTCCCGTTCTACGCCATCCTGACCCACGCGGCGGACGCTTATTTCAAGAGCGTCAACGAGGCCGGCGGCATCAAGGGCTGGAAGATCAATTACGTGACGCTCGACGACGGCTACGATCCGGCCCGCAGCGTCGCCGCGGTGCGGCGCCTCGTCGAGGACAACCACATTTTTGCGCTCGTCGCCGCAGTCGGCACCGCGACCAATGTCGCCGTCATTCCCTATGCCAAGGAGAACGGCCTGGCGATGATCGGACCGATCGGCGGCGCCAGCGCCTTCTTCGCCGAGCCGAATATCTTTCCGCTGTTGCCCGACTACGGCTGGTCGGCGGCCTCGAATGCCGAGTTCGCCGTCAACGATCTCAAGCTGAAGAAGATTGCGCTGTTGTGGGAGAACGACGAGCTCGGCCGTTCCGCCAAGCGCGGCTTCGATCTCTTCATGGAGGCGAACAAGCTCACGCCGGCGGAGTCGGTCCCGTTCGAGGTGAAGACCACCGACTTCACGCCGCACATCCGCCGCGTCGCCAATTCGGAGGCGCAGGCCGCGATCCTGTTCGGCTCCAACGCCAACCTCGCGGCGGCGCTGAAGGCCGCCGACCGCCAGGGCGTCAAGCTGACCTGGTTTGCGCCGTTCTTCACCGCCGATCCCGCGACCTACAAGCTGACCGGCGATCTCCTCAACGGCGTTTACTTCTCCTCTTGGCTGCTGCCGGTCGACAGCGCCGAGCCGGAGATCAAGGCCTACCGCGAGGCCGTGTCGAAATACTATCCGAACGATCCGGTCGGCGTGTTCGGCCTCAACGGCTGGAGCAACGCCGCCCTGTTCGGCAGCATTTTGGGCGCGCTGATCGACAGCGGCAAGCCGATCACGCGCGCCAATCTGATCGAGGCAGGTAACACGTTGAGCAATGCTTCCGTCGGCGGCGCACGCAAGGTGACCTTCACCGGCGCCGATCACCGCGGCACGCGCCAGGAGGCGATCCTCCAGGCGCAGGGCTCCTTCGTGATGGTGCGCGACTTCAAGCCCTATCCGGCGGTGGCCTTCGACGCCAAGCCGGCCTGA